A part of Sulfurimonas sp. HSL-1716 genomic DNA contains:
- a CDS encoding TonB C-terminal domain-containing protein: MSSVILLLVFILFSYVLFSSQQIKSYALQKNDAITVSIVMQTRPVNESKKNNSDQIEKNEAPKDVSSLFSSVWTKSVDKISEKKADSIDKNQLLRLTKKIKRSSKNDVESIKEKVENTKFAKADVQVTSDEGSSGQEVNEFLAKIQGEIYNNFFPPQNTQGQSAKVLIRLGADGTVLDFIILSYSADETFNGEVDRLKNRIDMLKFPENPENRSGSYTIILKAKE; encoded by the coding sequence ATGTCATCGGTAATACTGCTTCTCGTTTTTATACTTTTCTCTTATGTATTGTTTTCATCGCAGCAGATAAAATCTTATGCTTTGCAAAAAAATGATGCTATCACCGTATCGATAGTCATGCAGACCCGGCCGGTAAACGAATCGAAAAAAAACAATAGTGATCAGATCGAGAAAAATGAAGCGCCAAAAGACGTTTCCTCTTTATTCTCAAGCGTTTGGACAAAATCCGTTGATAAGATAAGTGAAAAAAAAGCGGATTCGATAGATAAAAATCAGCTGCTGCGGCTTACTAAAAAGATAAAAAGAAGCAGTAAAAACGATGTCGAATCCATAAAAGAGAAGGTCGAAAATACGAAGTTTGCAAAAGCGGACGTGCAGGTAACAAGCGATGAGGGCTCATCGGGACAAGAGGTTAACGAGTTTTTGGCTAAAATACAGGGAGAAATCTATAATAATTTTTTTCCGCCCCAAAACACTCAAGGACAAAGTGCCAAAGTTCTTATAAGACTTGGTGCAGACGGAACGGTATTGGATTTTATAATCCTGTCGTATTCTGCCGATGAGACGTTTAACGGGGAAGTGGACAGATTGAAAAATAGAATCGATATGCTGAAATTTCCGGAAAATCCTGAAAATAGATCCGGAAGTTATACGATCATATTGAAAGCCAAGGAGTGA
- a CDS encoding MotA/TolQ/ExbB proton channel family protein, with protein MINEIIDFYIKSHPVTLIVLAVLSLYFFIVNWVFFYRLFSLNKWISNENSSLETVLMGASHVSENSFLRHFIKSSSKISKELFDLALFAATKEATKGLSFLSIVASTSPFIGLFGTVVSILDTFSHIGQSSGTMAIIASGVSDALVATATGIFVAIFAYTYHQILKRKAFELSGLLKMQSDSILSKSI; from the coding sequence ATGATAAATGAGATTATAGATTTTTATATAAAAAGCCATCCTGTCACGCTTATAGTGCTGGCAGTGTTGTCTTTATACTTCTTTATTGTCAATTGGGTTTTCTTTTACAGACTCTTTTCGCTAAATAAGTGGATATCAAATGAAAACTCTTCTCTTGAAACCGTCCTTATGGGGGCGTCGCATGTCTCTGAAAACTCTTTTTTGCGCCACTTTATAAAAAGTTCCTCTAAGATCTCAAAAGAGCTTTTTGATCTAGCCCTTTTTGCTGCCACGAAAGAGGCTACCAAAGGGCTCTCTTTTTTATCTATCGTTGCGTCGACATCACCGTTTATCGGGCTTTTCGGTACGGTCGTTTCTATCTTGGATACTTTTAGCCATATAGGACAGTCAAGCGGTACGATGGCAATAATCGCTTCAGGCGTGTCCGACGCCCTTGTCGCAACTGCAACGGGTATATTCGTGGCGATATTTGCTTATACGTACCATCAAATATTAAAGAGAAAAGCGTTCGAGCTCTCGGGCTTGTTGAAAATGCAGTCCGATTCTATACTTTCAAAGAGTATATAG
- the atpD gene encoding F0F1 ATP synthase subunit beta → MIGKISQVMGPVVDVDFDGYLPVVNEAIEVKANVEGNEFRLVLEVAAHLGDGRVRTIAMDMSEGLVRGMEAVATGAPIKVPVGEKVLGRIFNVIGETIDEGDQITDSEMWSIHRDPPVLVDQSTKTEMFETGIKVVDLLAPYAKGGKVGLFGGAGVGKTVIIMELIHNVAHGHDGLSVFAGVGERTREGNDLYHEMLESNVLDKVALCYGQMSEPPGARNRIALTGLTMAEYFRDEKKLDVLMFIDNIFRFAQSGSEMSALLGRIPSAVGYQPTLAREMGALQDRITSTKSGSITSVQAVYVPADDLTDPAPASVFAHLDATTVLNRKIAEKGIYPAVDPLDSTSRLLDPQIIGEEHYNVARGVQQTLQKYKDLQDIIAILGMDELSEDDKATVERARKIEKFLSQPFFVAEVFTGAPGKYVKLEDTIKGFKGILDGEFDHMPESAFYMVGGMDEAIAKAEKQKSK, encoded by the coding sequence ATGATTGGTAAAATTAGTCAGGTTATGGGTCCAGTTGTTGACGTTGATTTTGACGGATATCTTCCGGTAGTCAACGAAGCAATTGAAGTTAAGGCTAATGTTGAAGGTAACGAGTTCCGTCTTGTACTTGAAGTTGCAGCCCACCTTGGTGATGGTCGTGTTAGAACCATCGCTATGGATATGAGTGAAGGTTTAGTACGCGGTATGGAAGCTGTTGCAACAGGTGCTCCTATTAAAGTTCCTGTCGGCGAAAAAGTTCTAGGACGTATATTCAACGTTATCGGTGAGACTATCGATGAGGGTGATCAAATTACGGATTCTGAGATGTGGTCTATCCACCGAGATCCTCCGGTATTGGTTGATCAATCGACTAAAACAGAGATGTTTGAAACAGGTATCAAAGTTGTTGACCTTCTTGCTCCATACGCAAAAGGTGGTAAAGTTGGACTATTTGGTGGTGCGGGTGTTGGTAAAACGGTCATCATCATGGAACTTATCCACAACGTTGCGCACGGACACGACGGTCTTTCAGTATTCGCAGGTGTTGGAGAGCGTACTCGTGAGGGGAACGACCTTTACCACGAAATGCTTGAATCGAACGTTTTGGACAAAGTTGCACTGTGCTACGGACAGATGAGTGAGCCTCCTGGAGCACGTAACCGTATCGCGCTTACCGGTCTTACAATGGCTGAGTACTTCCGTGATGAGAAGAAACTTGACGTATTGATGTTCATCGACAACATCTTCCGTTTTGCTCAATCAGGTTCAGAGATGTCTGCACTTCTTGGACGTATCCCTTCAGCAGTTGGTTACCAACCGACACTTGCTCGTGAGATGGGTGCTTTACAAGATCGTATTACATCTACAAAATCCGGTTCAATTACATCGGTTCAAGCTGTATATGTACCTGCGGATGACTTGACTGACCCGGCTCCGGCTTCAGTTTTCGCTCACCTTGATGCTACGACGGTTCTTAACCGTAAAATTGCGGAAAAAGGTATCTATCCTGCGGTTGATCCACTGGATTCTACTTCAAGACTACTTGACCCGCAAATTATCGGTGAAGAGCACTATAATGTTGCACGTGGTGTACAACAAACTCTTCAAAAATACAAAGACCTACAAGATATCATCGCGATTCTTGGTATGGACGAGCTTTCTGAAGACGATAAAGCGACTGTTGAACGTGCTCGTAAGATCGAGAAATTCCTTTCTCAACCGTTCTTCGTTGCAGAAGTATTTACAGGTGCTCCTGGTAAATATGTTAAACTTGAAGACACTATCAAAGGATTCAAAGGTATCCTAGACGGTGAATTCGACCACATGCCGGAATCAGCTTTCTATATGGTTGGCGGTATGGATGAGGCTATTGCTAAAGCTGAAAAGCAAAAAAGTAAATAG
- the fmt gene encoding methionyl-tRNA formyltransferase yields MKVIFMGTPVYAQKILEELIRAKDMEVAAVYTQPDKPVGRKKVMTAPPVKITAERAGIKTYQPEKLKDKEVIDELLKIECDFIVVAAYGQILPPKILNHAPCINLHASILPKYRGASPIQEAILNGDTHTGVTAMKMDEGLDTGDIIKISKTAIDDDEMVSTLFEKLTHIAADLTLDVLRNYESYKQEKQVNKEATNCSKITKADGEIEFEDAVILYNKYRAFTPWPGIYLKSGLKLKEIMLRSACRAYDAGKILEINDDHIVVGCTLGAIKIYRVQPASKKEMDILSYINGKHLKVEDYLS; encoded by the coding sequence TTGAAAGTTATCTTTATGGGTACGCCCGTATATGCCCAAAAAATTCTGGAAGAGCTTATTCGTGCGAAGGATATGGAAGTTGCGGCTGTCTATACACAGCCTGATAAACCGGTCGGCAGAAAAAAGGTCATGACTGCCCCTCCGGTGAAGATAACGGCGGAACGCGCCGGTATAAAAACATATCAGCCTGAAAAACTCAAAGATAAAGAGGTGATAGACGAACTTCTAAAGATCGAATGCGACTTTATCGTCGTTGCTGCATACGGGCAGATCCTACCTCCAAAAATATTAAATCATGCTCCATGCATCAACCTTCATGCTTCTATCCTTCCAAAATACAGAGGGGCAAGTCCCATACAAGAAGCTATCTTAAACGGCGATACCCATACGGGTGTTACTGCCATGAAGATGGATGAAGGACTCGATACCGGAGATATCATCAAAATATCCAAAACCGCGATAGATGATGATGAGATGGTAAGTACTCTTTTTGAGAAGCTGACGCATATCGCAGCCGATCTGACTTTGGATGTCTTGAGAAATTATGAAAGTTATAAACAGGAGAAGCAGGTCAATAAAGAAGCGACCAACTGCTCGAAGATCACTAAAGCCGACGGTGAAATAGAGTTTGAGGATGCGGTTATTTTGTACAATAAATACAGAGCGTTTACCCCATGGCCGGGCATCTATCTAAAAAGCGGATTAAAATTAAAAGAGATAATGCTTCGTTCTGCCTGCCGTGCATACGATGCCGGAAAAATACTCGAGATAAACGATGATCATATAGTCGTCGGATGTACTTTGGGAGCCATAAAGATATACAGAGTCCAGCCTGCATCGAAAAAAGAGATGGATATTCTCTCTTATATCAACGGAAAGCATTTAAAAGTTGAAGATTATTTATCTTGA
- a CDS encoding ParB/RepB/Spo0J family partition protein, whose translation MKNKALGRGLGALLGEMEKVYDNEIPNTNSVLEISLKNIKPNPYQPRKHFNEESLMELSESIKHDGLLQPIVVIEDIDGYILVSGERRLRASKLAKLKTIRAICMKVDDEKMRQLALIENIQRDELNAIEMANAYDELIKIHNITHEDLAAKIHKSRTHITNTMRLLQLSKKTQKALIDNKISSGHARALIGLDEKDQQLIVDSIIGQKLSVRDVESMVKSIKNDIEKPVQQDEKIELDFSHLKTKLENLGFKAVFKSNKMTVEFSNDAQIEQFLLKLS comes from the coding sequence ATGAAAAACAAAGCGTTAGGCCGAGGACTCGGCGCCCTTCTCGGTGAAATGGAAAAAGTGTATGATAACGAGATTCCAAATACGAACTCTGTCTTGGAAATATCGTTAAAAAATATCAAACCGAATCCTTATCAGCCTAGAAAGCATTTTAATGAAGAATCATTGATGGAACTCAGTGAATCGATCAAGCATGACGGCCTTTTACAGCCTATAGTCGTGATCGAGGACATCGACGGATATATCTTGGTGTCGGGTGAGAGAAGGCTGCGTGCTTCAAAACTGGCAAAACTAAAAACCATCCGCGCAATATGTATGAAAGTAGATGATGAAAAGATGCGCCAACTGGCGTTAATCGAAAATATTCAGCGTGACGAACTAAATGCAATCGAAATGGCAAATGCGTACGATGAATTGATAAAGATACATAATATCACACATGAGGATCTGGCTGCAAAAATCCATAAAAGCAGAACGCATATTACAAATACTATGCGGCTTTTACAGCTTTCAAAAAAAACGCAAAAAGCATTAATAGACAACAAGATTTCATCAGGACATGCCAGAGCTCTTATCGGACTTGATGAAAAAGACCAGCAGCTGATCGTCGATTCCATCATAGGTCAAAAGCTAAGCGTAAGAGATGTCGAAAGTATGGTCAAATCGATTAAAAACGATATCGAAAAACCGGTACAACAAGATGAAAAGATCGAATTGGATTTTTCACATTTAAAAACAAAACTTGAAAATCTTGGATTTAAAGCGGTCTTCAAATCAAATAAAATGACCGTTGAATTTTCAAATGATGCTCAAATAGAGCAATTTCTTTTAAAACTTTCATAA
- the atpG gene encoding ATP synthase F1 subunit gamma has product MANLKNIQRQIKSVANTQKTTRAMKLVSTAKLRRAEELAKRSRLFSNKINQVIAEIAGRIKCYNVEGIGNRSFEKIENPKIVDIIFVTADKGLCGGFNIQTIKAVSKLISEFQAKQVKIRLRGIGKKGIEYFKYKEIDMFDEVKDLSSKPDLERSSKFIATSMNDFYDGKTDGIYIVYNGYKNVITQELHVNKILPIDSDQFNCEDAAKESLLEIEAQDEEIMLKSLLNKYVENNMYYALIDSVAAEHSSRMQAMDAATNNAKEMVKTLNVQYNKARQAAITTELIEIISGVESMK; this is encoded by the coding sequence ATGGCAAACTTGAAAAATATTCAAAGACAGATCAAAAGTGTTGCAAACACTCAAAAGACAACACGTGCGATGAAGCTTGTATCTACTGCAAAGCTTCGCCGTGCAGAAGAGTTGGCTAAACGTTCTCGTCTTTTTTCTAATAAGATAAATCAGGTTATTGCCGAAATCGCTGGTCGTATAAAATGTTATAACGTCGAAGGTATAGGAAACCGTTCTTTTGAAAAGATCGAAAATCCAAAGATAGTCGACATTATTTTTGTTACTGCAGATAAAGGGTTATGTGGAGGCTTTAATATTCAAACCATTAAAGCGGTGAGCAAACTGATATCTGAGTTCCAAGCTAAGCAAGTAAAAATACGTCTTCGTGGAATCGGTAAAAAGGGTATTGAATACTTTAAATATAAAGAGATCGACATGTTCGATGAAGTCAAAGATTTAAGTTCGAAGCCCGACTTAGAGCGTTCTAGCAAGTTTATTGCTACATCTATGAATGATTTTTATGATGGGAAAACAGATGGTATCTACATCGTGTACAACGGGTATAAAAACGTTATTACCCAGGAGCTGCATGTAAATAAAATCCTGCCTATCGATTCAGATCAGTTCAACTGTGAAGATGCTGCAAAAGAATCTTTACTGGAGATAGAAGCTCAAGATGAAGAAATAATGTTGAAATCTCTGCTTAACAAGTATGTTGAAAACAATATGTACTACGCGTTGATAGATTCGGTTGCGGCAGAACACAGCTCGCGTATGCAGGCGATGGATGCGGCGACAAACAATGCTAAAGAGATGGTTAAGACATTAAATGTTCAATACAATAAAGCACGTCAAGCTGCTATTACGACAGAGCTTATAGAAATCATAAGCGGCGTGGAGTCTATGAAATAA
- a CDS encoding F0F1 ATP synthase subunit delta — MEELIAKRYSKALKNIFSSDELVVVDVVFETLADEFKNLKYSQIMESPNVAKSQKRDILLDSVKSAESQKLNSLIDLLVEHNRIDIIPALSKVIKKEIAKINNSYNGVVYSNSDIDGTVLKELSAGISKKIDSNITLEFVKNDFDGIKMKVEDLGIEIDFSKSRINTQIIEHILKAI; from the coding sequence ATGGAAGAGTTGATAGCAAAACGTTACAGTAAAGCTTTGAAAAATATTTTCAGTAGCGATGAATTGGTTGTTGTCGATGTTGTTTTTGAAACACTGGCCGATGAATTTAAAAATTTAAAATATTCTCAGATCATGGAAAGCCCGAACGTTGCAAAGAGTCAAAAACGCGATATTCTTTTAGATTCGGTGAAATCTGCCGAATCCCAAAAACTAAACAGCCTGATCGATCTGTTGGTCGAACATAATCGTATAGACATAATTCCTGCATTATCAAAAGTTATAAAAAAAGAGATCGCTAAAATAAATAATTCTTATAATGGAGTTGTTTATAGCAATAGTGACATTGATGGAACGGTTTTAAAAGAACTAAGTGCCGGAATCAGTAAAAAAATCGATTCTAATATCACTTTAGAGTTTGTTAAAAACGACTTTGACGGTATAAAGATGAAAGTAGAAGATCTTGGAATCGAGATCGATTTTTCAAAATCAAGAATAAATACTCAAATCATTGAGCATATTTTAAAAGCAATTTAA
- the atpA gene encoding F0F1 ATP synthase subunit alpha produces the protein MVAKVKADEISSIIKERIENFELKVDINETGKILSYADGVAQVYGLNNVMAGEMVEFEEGTLGLAMNLEESSAGIVILGGGNALKEGMSVKRLGKLLSTPVGDALLGRVVNALGEPIDGKGPIETTEVRVVEEKAPGIMARKSVHEPLATGIKAIDALVPIGRGQRELIIGDRQTGKTTVALDAIINQKGNGVVCIYVAVGQKQSTIAQVVRRLEEHGAMEYTIIVSATAAEAAALQFLAPYTGVTMGEYFRDNARHGLIVYDDLTKHAVAYREMSLILRRPPGREAYPGDVFYLHSRLLERAAKLNDEKGAGSLTALPIIETQAGDVAAYIPTNVISITDGQIFLETDLFNSGVRPAINVGLSVSRVGGAAQIKATKQVAGTLRLDLAQYRELQAFAQFASDLDEVSRKQLERGQRMVEVLKQPPYSPLSAEKQALIIFAGNQGFLDDMDVSNVVRFEAELYPFIEASHPQIFENIRSSSKIDDDTHALMLKALEEFKTSFVVA, from the coding sequence GTGGTAGCAAAAGTAAAAGCTGACGAAATAAGTTCTATTATTAAAGAACGTATCGAAAACTTTGAACTTAAAGTTGATATCAATGAAACAGGTAAGATATTATCTTATGCTGATGGTGTTGCACAAGTTTACGGTTTAAATAATGTTATGGCTGGTGAAATGGTTGAATTCGAAGAGGGAACTCTTGGTCTTGCTATGAACCTTGAAGAAAGTAGTGCAGGTATCGTTATACTTGGAGGCGGAAACGCTTTAAAAGAGGGAATGAGCGTTAAACGTTTAGGAAAACTTTTAAGTACGCCGGTAGGGGATGCGTTACTTGGACGTGTTGTAAATGCACTTGGTGAGCCGATCGACGGTAAAGGTCCGATCGAAACTACAGAAGTTCGCGTGGTTGAAGAAAAAGCACCTGGCATTATGGCTCGTAAATCAGTTCATGAACCGCTTGCAACAGGTATCAAAGCTATTGATGCTCTTGTTCCGATCGGACGTGGTCAACGTGAGCTTATCATCGGTGACCGTCAAACAGGTAAGACAACGGTTGCATTGGATGCGATTATCAATCAAAAAGGTAACGGCGTTGTATGTATCTACGTTGCTGTAGGTCAAAAACAATCTACTATCGCTCAAGTCGTTCGTCGTCTTGAAGAGCATGGCGCGATGGAGTATACGATCATCGTCTCTGCTACGGCTGCTGAAGCTGCTGCATTACAATTTCTTGCACCGTATACAGGTGTAACTATGGGTGAATATTTCCGTGACAATGCACGTCATGGTCTTATCGTTTATGATGATCTTACAAAACATGCAGTTGCATACCGTGAAATGTCACTGATCCTTCGTCGTCCTCCGGGCCGTGAAGCATATCCAGGGGATGTTTTCTACCTACACTCTCGTCTACTAGAGCGTGCAGCGAAACTAAACGATGAAAAAGGTGCAGGTTCATTAACTGCTCTTCCTATCATTGAAACTCAAGCGGGTGACGTTGCGGCATATATCCCGACAAACGTCATCTCTATTACAGATGGACAGATATTCCTAGAAACTGACCTATTCAACTCAGGTGTTCGTCCTGCGATCAACGTCGGTCTTTCAGTTTCTCGTGTCGGTGGTGCTGCTCAGATCAAAGCTACCAAGCAAGTTGCCGGTACATTACGTCTTGACCTTGCTCAGTACCGTGAACTTCAAGCATTCGCTCAGTTCGCATCTGACCTTGACGAAGTTTCCCGTAAACAGCTAGAGCGTGGACAAAGAATGGTAGAGGTTCTTAAACAGCCTCCGTACTCTCCACTTTCTGCTGAGAAACAAGCTCTTATTATCTTTGCTGGTAACCAAGGTTTCTTAGATGATATGGATGTCTCGAACGTAGTTCGTTTTGAAGCGGAGTTATATCCGTTTATTGAAGCTTCTCATCCTCAAATCTTTGAGAATATCAGAAGCTCATCTAAAATTGACGATGATACGCATGCGTTAATGTTAAAAGCACTAGAAGAGTTCAAAACTAGCTTTGTAGTAGCGTAA
- a CDS encoding biopolymer transporter ExbD, producing MMIYDWDEKPELNITPLVDVMLVLLAILMVIAPNIVYEELINLPQGSAIKQISKVSPVHITIDKDRNIKVNKNSFELRTFADNFMQFAQTLKGKPTVTISADKSLDYGVVMSIIAAVKQAGFSEISLATNG from the coding sequence ATGATGATCTACGATTGGGATGAGAAGCCGGAACTCAATATCACTCCTTTAGTGGATGTGATGCTGGTTCTGCTTGCCATACTCATGGTCATAGCGCCCAACATAGTATATGAAGAGTTGATAAATCTGCCTCAAGGTTCTGCCATCAAGCAGATATCCAAAGTTTCACCTGTTCATATAACTATCGATAAAGACAGAAACATCAAAGTCAATAAAAACAGTTTTGAATTGCGCACGTTTGCAGACAATTTCATGCAGTTTGCACAAACACTTAAAGGTAAACCCACCGTCACTATCAGTGCCGACAAATCCTTGGATTACGGTGTCGTGATGTCAATAATCGCAGCCGTGAAACAAGCAGGGTTTAGTGAGATATCTCTAGCTACAAATGGTTAA
- a CDS encoding biotin--[acetyl-CoA-carboxylase] ligase, protein MKIIYLEAVDSTQRYLKESLKKGELISPVAVTAQKQYDGQGSRGNSWIGEEGNLFFSFSIPLKDLPDDLRLESSSIYFSYLLKQVLEDKGSKVWLKWPNDFYIGDKKIGGTITNILKDDLICGIGLNLVSAPEGFCSLDVAISKENILNCYFNYLKKNIGWKHIFSKYKLEFDKSKNYFAHGGDKKVSLLNAILQEDGSIISDGQRIFSLR, encoded by the coding sequence TTGAAGATTATTTATCTTGAGGCGGTAGATTCGACGCAGAGATATTTAAAAGAATCGTTAAAAAAGGGAGAACTGATTTCGCCTGTGGCGGTTACGGCGCAGAAACAGTACGACGGACAGGGCAGCAGAGGCAACAGTTGGATAGGAGAAGAGGGAAACCTTTTCTTTTCGTTCAGTATTCCCCTAAAAGATCTCCCCGACGATCTGAGACTGGAATCGTCTTCCATCTATTTCTCCTATCTGCTTAAGCAGGTTTTAGAGGATAAAGGCTCAAAAGTCTGGTTAAAATGGCCCAATGATTTTTATATAGGAGATAAAAAGATCGGAGGAACTATTACAAATATACTCAAAGACGATCTGATCTGCGGCATAGGATTAAATCTGGTTTCGGCGCCGGAAGGCTTCTGTAGCCTTGATGTTGCCATTTCTAAAGAAAATATTTTAAATTGTTATTTTAATTATTTGAAAAAAAATATCGGATGGAAGCATATTTTTAGTAAATATAAGTTAGAATTTGACAAAAGCAAAAACTATTTTGCACATGGCGGGGATAAAAAAGTTTCTCTTTTGAATGCTATTTTGCAGGAAGACGGTTCAATTATAAGCGATGGTCAAAGGATATTTAGTTTAAGATGA
- a CDS encoding AAA family ATPase: protein MSEVIVIANQKGGVGKTTTAVNLAASLAVAEKKVLLIDADPQANATTSLGFHRNDYEFNIYHVLIGTKKLKDIILKSTLPTLHLAPSNIGLVGIEKEYYESGNTQGRELVLKKAISLVIKDYDYIIIDSPPALGPMTINALSASNSVIIPIQCEFFALEGLAQLLNTVRLIRKTINPKLSIKGFLPTMFSSQNNLSKQVFADLRQHFQGKLFKDVEDEYIVIPRNVKLAESPSFGKPVILYDVKSSGSEAYQDLAQAIIA from the coding sequence ATGAGTGAAGTAATTGTAATAGCGAATCAAAAAGGCGGCGTCGGTAAAACTACGACGGCCGTCAATCTGGCTGCATCGTTGGCAGTGGCTGAAAAAAAAGTTCTTTTGATAGATGCAGATCCTCAGGCCAATGCGACGACGTCTCTGGGTTTTCATAGAAACGATTACGAATTCAATATCTATCATGTGCTCATCGGTACAAAAAAACTAAAAGATATAATCCTGAAATCCACGCTTCCCACTCTTCATCTCGCACCGTCCAACATCGGTCTTGTAGGGATAGAAAAAGAGTATTATGAATCAGGAAATACCCAAGGCAGAGAGCTGGTATTGAAAAAGGCGATCTCTTTGGTGATAAAGGATTACGACTATATTATTATCGACTCACCGCCGGCGCTCGGACCGATGACGATAAATGCTTTGTCGGCTTCAAACTCCGTAATCATCCCAATACAATGCGAATTTTTTGCTCTTGAGGGTCTGGCACAGCTTTTAAATACCGTCAGGCTTATCCGCAAGACGATAAATCCGAAGCTTTCCATCAAAGGCTTTCTGCCGACGATGTTCAGCTCTCAAAACAATCTTTCAAAACAGGTGTTCGCAGATCTTAGACAGCATTTTCAAGGCAAACTTTTTAAAGATGTCGAAGATGAATATATCGTTATACCGAGAAACGTAAAACTTGCAGAATCTCCCTCTTTTGGAAAGCCTGTGATTCTATACGACGTAAAATCAAGCGGTTCGGAAGCATACCAAGATCTGGCGCAGGCGATAATAGCATAA
- a CDS encoding FoF1 ATP synthase subunit B' gives MLDISPILLGVTLVVFLILIAVLNSWLYNPLLAYMHKRDADIKKDLQQIGSNDEEVNALIAKAEQIVMDAKLEAAALREKVIADAKELAQSKLEAKRAELASEYVEFEQSLAQEREELNGALLSQVPLFKEAIKAKFSQL, from the coding sequence ATGTTAGATATAAGTCCGATACTGCTTGGTGTAACACTGGTTGTATTTCTTATCCTTATTGCCGTTCTAAACAGTTGGCTCTATAACCCTTTGCTAGCTTATATGCATAAGCGTGATGCTGACATTAAAAAAGATCTGCAACAAATCGGATCGAATGACGAAGAGGTTAATGCGTTGATCGCAAAAGCAGAGCAAATTGTTATGGATGCTAAATTGGAAGCGGCAGCTTTAAGGGAGAAGGTGATTGCAGATGCTAAGGAATTGGCACAAAGCAAGTTAGAAGCAAAACGTGCTGAATTGGCAAGTGAATATGTTGAGTTTGAACAAAGTTTAGCTCAAGAGCGTGAAGAGTTAAATGGTGCCTTGTTGTCGCAAGTTCCACTGTTTAAAGAAGCTATTAAAGCTAAATTTAGTCAACTGTAA
- a CDS encoding F0F1 ATP synthase subunit B yields MSRIVLLMLMVSTYALASEQGGGHSTDILWRTINFVVFAGIIWYFVAEPAKSYFSGRSRSISDELQKVQDKLNESKAAKEKALQKIQDSEKLAKEILEAAKKENKVINDNIMNQCNNELEIIGKQSVTMMEFEKRKMVREVVNATLNELLTEDNNGFDKKAMVDVILKKVA; encoded by the coding sequence ATGAGTAGAATTGTATTATTAATGCTTATGGTATCAACTTATGCGCTGGCATCTGAACAGGGTGGGGGTCACTCGACGGATATTTTGTGGCGCACGATAAACTTTGTAGTTTTTGCCGGAATAATCTGGTATTTTGTCGCGGAACCGGCAAAAAGCTATTTCTCCGGCAGAAGCAGATCGATCTCTGACGAACTGCAAAAAGTTCAAGATAAGTTGAATGAGTCAAAAGCGGCAAAAGAGAAAGCTTTACAAAAGATTCAAGATTCTGAAAAATTAGCAAAAGAGATTTTAGAAGCTGCTAAAAAAGAGAATAAAGTAATAAATGACAATATTATGAATCAATGTAATAACGAACTTGAAATCATAGGAAAACAGAGTGTCACTATGATGGAGTTTGAAAAAAGAAAAATGGTAAGAGAAGTAGTGAACGCTACACTAAATGAATTACTGACAGAAGATAATAACGGTTTTGATAAAAAAGCCATGGTCGATGTTATCTTGAAAAAGGTTGCATAA
- the atpC gene encoding ATP synthase F1 subunit epsilon codes for MDTFRLEILTPNGEIYNGDVVSATLPGEEGEFGVLAHHASLTTLLQAGVIDLETEDKTVESVAINWGVVQVDESKVVVLVDGAVAIQGESESEIATALADAKKLIEDVSDSATAIATVSARLENAAQKLI; via the coding sequence ATGGATACATTCAGACTTGAAATCCTGACTCCTAACGGCGAGATCTATAACGGTGACGTCGTTAGTGCTACTCTTCCCGGTGAAGAGGGTGAGTTTGGAGTTTTAGCACATCACGCTTCGCTGACTACTTTGCTGCAAGCTGGTGTAATCGACCTGGAGACAGAAGATAAAACTGTCGAATCGGTTGCTATAAATTGGGGAGTTGTGCAAGTAGACGAGTCGAAGGTCGTCGTACTGGTTGACGGTGCGGTTGCGATCCAAGGCGAATCTGAAAGCGAAATCGCAACAGCTCTTGCGGATGCCAAAAAGCTTATTGAGGATGTCTCAGATTCCGCGACTGCGATCGCGACAGTTTCTGCTAGACTTGAAAACGCAGCTCAAAAGTTAATATAG